The nucleotide sequence GCAGGCCGCCGCCGATCGCCTCGCGCACCTTGCGCGGCAGGGCGCGGAACGCGCGGATCACGCCCGGGCGCCGCACGCGCGCCCGATAGCGCTGATAGCGAACGTCGTCGGTGCACAGGAGATCGCCGTGCGTCAGCAGCGTGCGGACGCCGAAGGGCTCCTGCAGGCTCGGGTCGGCAAGGAGCTCGATGCCGCCGGCGCGCGCCGCGGCCTCGCCGAAGAGGAAGTCGCGGTTCCCGTGCATCAGCCGGACGGCGACGCCCGAACCGGCGAGCGCGTGGAGCGCGTCCAGCATGCGGTGGTTGAAGGCCTCGCTGGCGTCGTCGTCCCCGAGCCACCGGTCGAAGAGGTCGCCGAGGATGAAGAGCGCCGAGGCCGACCGGGCCTCCTCCGCGACGAAGCGCAGGAACCGCTCCGCGATCGCCCGACGCGCGGGCGAGAGGTGCAGGTCGGAGATGAAGAGCGCCGGCTTCACGCGCGGACGCGCGTCCCCATCAGACCACCTCGGCGCGCTCGATGATCACGTCCTCCACCGGGACGTCCTGGTGCATGCCGCCGCGGTGGCCGGTCTTCACCGACTTGATGCGGTCGACCACGTCCTTGCCGTCGGCGACGCGGCCGAAGACGCAGTAGCCCCAGCCCTGCGGGTTCGGCGCCTTGTGGTCGAGGAAGCCGTTGTCGTTGACGTTGATGAAGAACTGGGCGGTGGCCGAATGCGGGTCCGAGGT is from Candidatus Eisenbacteria bacterium and encodes:
- a CDS encoding UDP-2,3-diacylglucosamine diphosphatase, producing the protein MKPALFISDLHLSPARRAIAERFLRFVAEEARSASALFILGDLFDRWLGDDDASEAFNHRMLDALHALAGSGVAVRLMHGNRDFLFGEAAARAGGIELLADPSLQEPFGVRTLLTHGDLLCTDDVRYQRYRARVRRPGVIRAFRALPRKVREAIGGGLRRVSESEKQAKAPVIMDVNSGAVEETLRRYHYPRLIHGHTHRPGKHVHIVDGHACERWVLGDWYERGSYLRCDGRGCQAVALA